A genomic region of Raphanus sativus cultivar WK10039 chromosome 6, ASM80110v3, whole genome shotgun sequence contains the following coding sequences:
- the LOC108807626 gene encoding terpenoid synthase 25 — translation MEASKMCLGLKTLPNVHNGPLSHKTNLSLIPRRLLQNNTLSSRKPTKHDSICVMAESSGDLESTRPLTYFSPSTWGDYFLSVPVDDSEFEALELEIESVMKPRVKDILICPQNSDKEKIRIIHLLISLAIAHYFESEIEEILHQAFQNLDDLISEEDDLETIAIMFEVFRLYGQHKMSCDVFERFKGEDGKFKESLAHDVSGMLQLYEASHLSLPSEDILDDALTFTRHHLGSLTGQETSSNLYEQIQRALYRARYHNIEIVVARQYISFYEQEEGHDKTLLKFAKLNFNFCQMHYVKELKIITKWWKELGMAPKLSYIRDRIVEAFLYAVGVFFEPRYSLGRIHSAALSVIMSAVDDTCDAYATLPEVISFHDAFQRWDLGAMEELPSYMRIVYQNTLEIVEEIDREMKALGKFGSVQLTIDETKSLMKVYLTTAKWARTGHVPSFEDYMENGSPSSGLDDYAAFGYISMDDWERKQLNEWFNSEPKIFKALNNIFRLRNDVVTFEQDMSRGEVANGVNCYMKQHGVTKEAAVDVLRKMERENYKIMMEEFVLTKDVPRQILVRAINSGRMIDLYYKEGDGYGHPDQKLKDIIVSSFLHPIPLGQTYVS, via the exons ATGGAAGCCTCAAAAATGTGTTTAGGTCTTAAAACACTCCCTAACGTTCACAACGGCCCTCTCTCTCATAAGACCAACCTCTCTCTCATTCCTCGCCGTTTGCTACAAAACAACACTCTTTCCTCCAGGAAACCCACAAAACACGACTCAATATGTGTAATGGCTGAGAGTAGTGGCGATCTTGAGAGTACTCGTCCATTGACTTACTTTTCTCCATCTACTTGGGGAGATTACTTCCTCTCCGTTCCCGTCGATGACTCT GAGTTTGAGGCACTTGAGCTAGAAATTGAATCTGTGATGAAGCCTAGAGTAAAGGACATCCTTATTTGTCCTCAAAATAGCGACAAGGAGAAGATTCGTATTATCCATTTGCTTATCAGCCTCGCTATCGCTCATTATTTTGAGAGCGAAATAGAAGAGATTCTACACCAAGCTTTCCAAaatctggacgacttaatatcagaagaagatgatctgGAAACTATTGCAATCATGTTTGAAGTTTTCAGGCTATACGGCCAACACAAGATGTCTTGCG ATGTGTTTGAGAGATTCAAAGGTGAAGATGGGAAATTTAAGGAAAGTCTGGCGCATGATGTTAGTGGAATGTTACAATTGTACGAAGCATCGCATCTCAGTCTACCGTCTGAAGATATATTGGACGACGCATTGACTTTCACGAGGCATCACTTGGGGTCGTTGACTGGCCAAGAAACTAGCTCAAATCTCTATGAGCAGATACAACGCGCACTGTATAGAGCTCGATATCATAACATCGAGATAGTTGTCGCACGACAATACATCTCTTTCTACGAACAGGAGGAAGGCCACGACAAGACGCTCCTCAAGTTTGCAAAGCTCAACTTCAACTTTTGCCAAATGCACTACGTCAAAGAGCTTAAGATTATCACCAa ATGGTGGAAAGAGCTAGGTATGGCGCCTAAGCTATCTTACATAAGGGACCGAATTGTGGAGGCATTTCTTTATGCAGTAGGAGTGTTTTTCGAGCCACGGTATTCACTTGGAAGAATTCATTCCGCTGCACTTTCAGTGATCATGAGTGCCGTTGATGATACATGTGATGCATATGCCACTCTTCCAGAAGTTATTAGTTTTCATGATGCTTTCCAAAG GTGGGATCTTGGTGCCATGGAGGAGCTACCAAGCTATATGAGAATCGTCTACCAAAATACGTTAGAAATTGTTGAAGAAATTGATCGAGAAATGAAAGCTCTAGGAAAGTTCGGTAGTGTGCAACTAACTATAGATGAG ACTAAGAGTTTGATGAAAGTGTATCTTACGACAGCCAAATGGGCACGCACAGGGCACGTGCCAAGCTTTGAGGATTACATGGAGAATGGGAGCCCCTCATCTGGACTGGATGACTATGCAGCCTTCGGATATATATCTATGGACGATTGGGAACGAAAGCAACTGAATGAGTGGTTCAACTCCGAACCCAAAATATTTAAAgctttaaataatatattccgTCTTAGAAATGACGTTGTGACTTTTGAG CAAGACATGAGCAGAGGAGAGGTGGCGAATGGAGTCAACTGTTACATGAAACAACATGGTGTTACCAAAGAAGCAGCGGTTGATGTATTGAGGAAGATGGAACGAGAGAATTATAAGATAATGATGGAGGAATTTGTTTTGACGAAAGATGTGCCACGACAGATTCTGGTGCGAGCCATCAACAGTGGACGTATGATTGATTTATATTACAAGGAAGGTGATGGATATGGTCATCCTGATCAAAAACTAAAAGACATTATTGTCTCTTCGTTCCTCCATCCAATTCCTCTTGGACAAACTTATGTAAGTTAA
- the LOC108810183 gene encoding uncharacterized protein LOC108810183, whose amino-acid sequence MASVQYGMDQGMEIFNNELMIMSFLDEESPVDNHGSINKEEDEALNRVIKSLEVEINSSSSSPIESRENDLLQTKPGLEDDFEWLNDFDMGVVSWQNDDEMMNWCTELSYMDGVDSSVLEIEGGDYYSHINYGLTFEDEPTLSLWQESNDVVMY is encoded by the coding sequence ATGGCGTCTGTTCAATATGGTATGGATCAAGGAATGGAGATTTTCAACAACGAGCTTATGATCATGTCGTTTCTAGATGAAGAATCGCCTGTCGATAATCATGGTAGCATCAACAAAGAGGAGGATGAGGCTCTAAACCGCGTGATTAAATCGTTAGAAGTGGAGATCAACTCGAGTTCATCTTCGCCCATAGAATCTCGGGAGAATGATCTTCTACAGACAAAACCCGGTCTGGAAGATGATTTCGAGTGGCTTAACGACTTCGACATGGGTGTCGTTTCGTGGCAAAATGATGACGAGATGATGAATTGGTGTACGGAGCTTTCTTACATGGATGGTGTAGATAGTAGCGTTCTTGAGATTGAAGGTGGCGACTATTATTCTCATATTAACTATGGACTTACATTTGAGGACGAACCAACTCTTTCTCTGTGGCAAGAGAGTAATGATGTAGTTATGTATTGA
- the LOC108810004 gene encoding terpenoid synthase 25-like encodes MEASKMYFGPKTLPNVHNGPLCHNTNLSFIPRRLLQNNTLSTKKPTKHLLCVKADSSGDLESTRPLTYFPPSTWGDHFLSVPVDDSEFEALEQEIESVMRPIVRDILMCPHCSDKEQIRIIHLLISLGIAHYFESEIEEILHQAFQKLDDLVSEEDDLEINAIMFEVFRLYGHKMPSHVFKKFKGEDGKFKKSMAHDVRGMLQLYEASHLALPSEDIMDDALTFTRHHLGSLTGQETNPNLFKQIQRALYRARYRSVEIVVVRQYISFYDQEEGHDKTLLKFAKLNFNFCQMHYIKELKIITKWWNELGMAPKLAYLRHRNVEFFFAVLGMFFEPRYSLARIHATKLSMVVTALNDTCDAYATLPEVISLHDAFQRWDLGAMEELPSYMRIVYRSVLKTVDDIDLEMKARGKFGSLQPTIDKTKSLMKLYLALEKWARAGHVPSFEDYMEIGMWTPGLDHMAAYGYISMEDCDQKQLNEWFNSKPKIFEAVNTAFRLRNDIVTFEQEVSRGEVANGLNCYMKQHGVTKEAAAEVMREMERENYKIMMGEFVSSKAVARQILMRPFNIARTIDSFYKEGDGFGHPDQNLKDLIASLFLHPIPL; translated from the exons ATGGAAGCATCAAAAATGTATTTTGGTCCTAAAACTCTCCCCAACGTTCACAATGGCCCTCTCTGTCATAACACCAACCTCTCTTTCATTCCTCGCCGTTTGCTTCAAAACAACACTCTTTCCACAAAGAAACCCACCAAACATTTGTTATGTGTAAAGGCTGATAGTAGTGGCGATCTTGAGAGTACTCGTCCATTGACGTACTTTCCTCCATCTACTTGGGGAGATCACTTCCTCTCGGTTCCCGTCGATGACTCT GAATTTGAGGCACTTGAACAAGAAATTGAATCTGTGATGAGGCCTATTGTAAGAGACATCCTCATGTGTCCTCACTGTAGCGACAAGGAGCAGATTCGTATAATTCATTTGCTTATCAGCCTCGGTATCGCTCATTATTTTGAAAGCGAAATAGAAGAGATTCTACACCAAGCTTTCcaaaagctggacgacttagtttcagaagaagatgatctgGAAATAAATGCAATCATGTTTGAAGTTTTCAGACTATACGGACACAAGATGCCTTCCC AtgtttttaagaaattcaaaggTGAAGATGGGAAATTTAAGAAAAGTATGGCACACGATGTTAGAGGAATGCTACAATTGTATGAAGCATCACATCTCGCACTACCGTCTGAAGATATAATGGATGATGCGTTGACTTTCACGCGGCATCACTTGGGGTCTTTGACTGGCCAAGAAACTAACCCGAATCTCTTTAAGCAGATACAACGTGCATTGTATAGAGCTCGATATCGTAGCGTAGAGATAGTGGTCGTGCGACAATACATCTCTTTCTACGACCAGGAGGAAGGCCACGACAAGACGCTCCTCAAGTTTGCAAAGCTCAACTTCAACTTTTGCCAAATGCACTACATCAAAGAGCTTAAAATTATCAccaa ATGGTGGAACGAGCTAGGTATGGCGCCTAAGCTAGCTTACTTAAGGCACCGAAATGTTGAGTTCTTTTTTGCAGTCCTAGGAATGTTTTTCGAGCCACGGTATTCACTTGCAAGAATTCATGCCACTAAACTTTCAATGGTAGTGACTGCTTTGAATGATACATGTGATGCATATGCCACTCTACCTGAAGTTATTAGTCTTCATGATGCTTTCCAGAG GTGGGATCTTGGTGCCATGGAAGAACTACCAAGCTATATGAGAATCGTTTACCGAAGTGTCTTAAAAACTGTTGACGATATTGATCTAGAAATGAAAGCTCGAGGAAAGTTTGGTAGTTTGCAACCAACTATAGATAAG ACTAAGAGTCTGATGAAATTGTATCTGGCGTTAGAAAAATGGGCACGTGCAGGTCATGTGCCAAGCTTTGAGGACTACATGGAGATTGGGATGTGGACACCTGGACTGGATCACATGGCAGCCTACGGATATATATCAATGGAGGATTGTGATCAGAAGCAATTGAATGAGTGGTTCAACTCCAAACCCAAAATATTTGAAGCTGTAAATACTGCATTTCGTCTTAGAAATGACATCGTCACTTTTGAG CAAGAAGTAAGCAGAGGAGAGGTGGCGAATGGCCTCAACTGTTACATGAAGCAACATGGTGTTACCAAAGAAGCAGCAGCTGAAGTAATGAGGGAGATGGAACGAGAAAATTATAAGATAATGATGGGTGAATTTGTTTCTTCAAAAGCTGTAGCACGACAGATTCTGATGCGACCCTTCAACATTGCACGTACGATTGATTCGTTTTACAAGGAAGGTGATGGATTTGGTCATCCTGATCAAAACCTAAAAGACCTTATTGCGTCATTGTTCCTCCATCCAATTCCtctttaa